From Lagenorhynchus albirostris chromosome 15, mLagAlb1.1, whole genome shotgun sequence, one genomic window encodes:
- the NUPR1 gene encoding nuclear protein 1: protein MATIPRAASPSRQPPGPEDEDPNLDEYDLYSLAHSYLGVGGRKGRTKREAAANTNRHSPGGHERKLVTKLQNTERKKRGARP, encoded by the exons atGGCCACCATCCCGAGAGCAGCCAGCCCGTCCAGGCagcccccaggcccagaggacgAAGACCCCAACCTGGATGAGTATGACCTCTACAGCCTGGCTCATTCTTACCTGG GAGTGGGAGGCCGGAAAGGTCGCACCAAGAGAGAAGCCGCCGCCAATACCAACCGTCACAGCCCTGGTGGGCACGAGAGGAAGCTGGTGACCAAGCTCCAGAACACGGAGCGGAAAAAGCGAGGGGCACGGCCCTGA